The proteins below come from a single Thalassobaculum sp. OXR-137 genomic window:
- a CDS encoding ribbon-helix-helix protein, CopG family: MKERAEEIRRGVAAHRARQIAAGRVALNTYVPGELVEAIDRIKEQRGASARAPIIEEALRFYIEAKQGT, from the coding sequence ATGAAGGAACGCGCGGAAGAGATTCGCAGGGGCGTTGCCGCCCACAGGGCGCGGCAGATCGCGGCCGGCCGCGTGGCGTTGAATACCTATGTTCCGGGCGAGCTTGTCGAGGCAATCGACAGGATCAAGGAGCAACGGGGCGCGTCAGCTCGCGCGCCGATCATCGAAGAAGCGTTGAGGTTCTATATCGAAGCGAAGCAAGGGACATAA